Proteins encoded by one window of Ochrobactrum sp. BTU1:
- a CDS encoding autotransporter domain-containing protein — MQENGLALVATGENPNAWTSHLFDDNGQQLRPDQIVWCAFCDNIDTSDDDEPLTPEDIFDVRENKPYFGGAHVDEVLVGGMAGVPLSMVSERDPSVPDAPFLAHIELKNSLMSHQAYRNYTNFMEAELAILQDLGYKIDRRNFFGYSVYGDNQSFINDNPFFGRNAEGTAYVQNTYNTATLGLGLHVYGSDNTITQRADLLSAGAGGAGIRVDGQSNNLTILRGTRVYADGVNGRGVMFTYGKNHGLTHRGDIQALGQDGIAVSFDFGHNAMGDDGQLGEYRGSYILRGEQSLSRYTQEVLEATWNELNGSLVSSFDLTGRVAGSKAAIYMSDNALVDRINVMRGAQISGDIISNYQELNEDGDLRLTNLTFGNRADERGNSTASADSDFALTYDGNITGKNLSLQINGGNTTLTGDHLLYNATIAQAGSLSGSGSYQIYSEQLFRNDGILNPSVTGQAVEIYGDYLQSKTGTLALSFNNQQAMSSLIVNGTAGLDGTISFAPERGWYANGFTITSNDWLKAQAFEGDFNTVSTSLASPTLNATATHDGDNIYTVSLSRSVNAYSRYADSSNGRNVGSAIDKMGNDAVPELQSLITALDFSAADGSTIRSALPVLSSEAYASASGVLVNASGATRSAINNRLQQAFGGTPAAPVSVVAYASAPQTHAAGNAINAAAPQPTLSNDMSRYAAWSAAYGRWSSQSANGNAGQTKSTLGGFSTGIDAAVYDNWRLGAMAGYSRSTFKTASRNSSGSSDNYTLGAYGGTEWAAAAGSVGLRAGLAYSWHNLEMGRSVAFNGFSDSLSADYNAGTFQIFGELGYKLNVTSRATIEPYANLAYVHLKTDGFTEKGSNGAALSVQSDGMDTTLSTLGFRAATSFELGNIVTTARSDLGWRHGFGDVIPSSPASFAVGSDMFTAVGNSIGKDTALLEAGLDFAVSQNATLGVAYHGQFGSRLTQNGVNANFSVKF, encoded by the coding sequence ATGCAGGAGAATGGCTTGGCTCTTGTTGCCACAGGTGAAAACCCAAATGCTTGGACAAGCCATCTTTTTGATGACAATGGGCAGCAACTCAGACCCGATCAGATCGTCTGGTGCGCATTCTGTGACAACATAGATACGAGTGATGATGATGAGCCTCTCACTCCTGAAGACATATTCGACGTTCGTGAAAACAAGCCGTATTTTGGTGGTGCGCATGTCGATGAAGTTCTTGTGGGGGGAATGGCAGGTGTCCCTCTAAGCATGGTCTCTGAACGGGACCCTAGCGTACCAGATGCACCTTTTCTCGCACATATCGAGCTTAAAAACAGTTTGATGAGCCATCAGGCTTATCGCAACTATACAAATTTCATGGAAGCAGAACTGGCGATATTGCAGGACCTTGGTTACAAGATCGACCGTCGGAATTTTTTTGGTTATTCCGTGTACGGAGACAATCAGAGCTTTATAAATGACAATCCGTTCTTTGGTCGTAATGCTGAAGGCACAGCTTATGTTCAGAATACATATAATACAGCGACCCTCGGTCTTGGATTGCATGTCTATGGCAGCGACAACACTATAACCCAGCGTGCTGATCTGTTGTCTGCTGGCGCAGGCGGTGCTGGTATTCGTGTTGATGGCCAGAGCAATAATCTGACCATTTTGCGTGGAACACGCGTTTATGCCGACGGTGTGAATGGCCGTGGCGTGATGTTTACCTATGGCAAGAACCATGGGCTAACGCATCGTGGTGATATCCAGGCGCTCGGCCAGGATGGTATCGCAGTCAGCTTTGACTTTGGCCATAATGCTATGGGGGACGACGGTCAACTCGGTGAATATCGAGGCTCCTACATTCTGCGTGGAGAACAATCTCTCAGTCGCTACACTCAGGAAGTTTTGGAAGCCACATGGAATGAGCTCAATGGCTCACTTGTGTCCTCATTTGATCTGACGGGGCGCGTGGCAGGCAGTAAAGCTGCGATCTACATGTCGGATAATGCGCTGGTTGACCGTATTAATGTCATGCGGGGCGCTCAGATTTCCGGCGATATAATCTCTAACTATCAGGAATTGAATGAAGACGGCGATCTGCGTCTGACCAATCTGACATTTGGCAATCGAGCCGATGAACGCGGCAACTCGACCGCGTCTGCGGATTCCGATTTTGCCCTTACTTATGATGGCAATATCACAGGCAAAAATCTGTCGCTGCAAATCAATGGTGGTAACACCACATTGACCGGTGATCATCTGCTTTACAACGCGACAATCGCGCAGGCTGGCTCGCTTTCGGGCAGCGGCTCTTATCAGATCTATTCTGAGCAGTTATTCCGCAATGATGGCATACTCAATCCTTCAGTAACCGGCCAGGCCGTTGAGATTTACGGTGATTATCTCCAGTCGAAGACAGGCACTCTGGCCCTTTCTTTTAACAATCAGCAAGCCATGAGCAGCTTGATCGTCAATGGAACGGCTGGTCTTGACGGTACAATTTCATTTGCACCCGAACGCGGCTGGTATGCCAATGGTTTCACGATCACATCGAACGACTGGCTGAAGGCACAAGCTTTTGAGGGAGATTTCAACACGGTCTCGACTTCACTTGCTTCGCCAACACTGAATGCAACGGCAACGCATGATGGCGACAATATCTACACGGTGTCCCTGAGCCGTTCAGTCAATGCTTATTCGCGATATGCTGATAGCAGCAATGGCCGCAATGTTGGCTCTGCCATTGATAAGATGGGTAACGATGCAGTGCCGGAATTGCAGTCGCTTATTACTGCCCTGGATTTTTCTGCTGCAGATGGATCGACCATTCGCTCTGCACTGCCGGTTCTGTCGTCCGAAGCCTATGCATCCGCCAGCGGTGTGCTTGTAAATGCAAGTGGTGCAACACGCTCGGCCATCAATAATCGCTTGCAACAAGCGTTTGGTGGAACACCTGCAGCGCCGGTATCGGTTGTGGCTTATGCGTCTGCTCCGCAAACCCATGCAGCTGGCAATGCGATCAATGCCGCAGCACCACAGCCAACGCTCAGCAATGATATGTCCCGCTATGCCGCATGGAGTGCCGCTTATGGCCGCTGGTCGAGCCAGTCCGCCAATGGCAATGCAGGTCAGACCAAATCCACGCTTGGAGGTTTCAGCACCGGTATTGATGCCGCAGTTTATGACAACTGGCGTTTGGGCGCGATGGCTGGCTACAGCCGCTCGACGTTCAAAACCGCATCACGTAATTCATCGGGTTCAAGCGATAATTATACGCTGGGAGCCTATGGCGGCACAGAATGGGCGGCAGCAGCAGGTTCGGTCGGTCTGCGCGCCGGTCTTGCCTATTCATGGCATAATCTGGAAATGGGCCGCTCTGTCGCCTTCAACGGCTTTTCGGATAGCCTGTCTGCTGACTACAATGCGGGCACATTCCAGATCTTTGGTGAACTAGGATATAAGCTCAATGTGACTTCGCGCGCGACAATCGAGCCATATGCCAATCTGGCCTATGTGCATCTTAAAACAGACGGATTTACGGAAAAAGGAAGCAACGGTGCCGCACTTTCCGTGCAGTCCGATGGCATGGACACCACCCTGTCGACCCTTGGCTTTCGTGCGGCCACCAGCTTTGAACTTGGCAATATCGTAACAACAGCGCGTTCTGATCTTGGCTGGCGGCATGGCTTCGGCGATGTGATCCCGTCATCGCCGGCAAGCTTTGCAGTAGGATCAGATATGTTCACTGCAGTTGGTAACTCGATCGGCAAGGATACGGCATTGCTTGAAGCGGGCCTTGATTTTGCGGTCTCACAGAATGCTACGCTTGGGGTTGCCTATCACGGTCAGTTTGGCTCACGGCTTACACAAAATGGCGTAAACGCAAATTTCAGCGTGAAGTTTTAG
- a CDS encoding helix-turn-helix transcriptional regulator: MVLLNGSQHFEMDGVRFDISAGDGETATPIVFMLNVADFCSLRFFNESSVPLNKVQISVPRPWIETLLNTNPEEMPKLKHFLDGHLNTFEFTPGEKITQAVAQMLNPPPSVERELQSLHRRSLGMDILYTACANLIAETGRGFEEKPSQNIGKRRQAENIRHHILGSISQELTIAGIARALHSNASTIQRTFKDHYGMTVFHFIRNERLERARSALETQGMSVSQAAYMCGYENPASFATAFRKLYGITPKQLKSGFVG, from the coding sequence ATGGTCCTCCTGAACGGCTCACAACATTTCGAGATGGATGGCGTACGGTTTGATATATCAGCGGGAGATGGTGAAACTGCGACGCCCATCGTCTTTATGCTCAATGTAGCTGACTTCTGCTCGTTGCGGTTTTTCAATGAAAGCTCTGTTCCATTAAACAAGGTCCAGATATCAGTTCCGCGCCCCTGGATCGAAACACTCCTCAACACAAACCCAGAAGAGATGCCAAAGCTAAAGCATTTCTTGGATGGACATCTGAATACGTTTGAATTCACACCGGGTGAAAAAATCACTCAGGCAGTTGCACAAATGCTCAATCCTCCGCCGTCAGTCGAGAGAGAGTTACAGAGCCTGCACCGCCGGTCACTGGGAATGGATATACTTTATACGGCCTGTGCAAACTTAATTGCTGAGACGGGCCGCGGTTTTGAAGAAAAGCCCTCACAGAATATCGGAAAAAGGCGCCAAGCAGAGAATATTCGCCATCATATCCTCGGTAGTATCAGTCAAGAATTGACCATCGCCGGCATTGCTCGTGCATTGCATTCAAATGCCTCTACTATTCAACGCACGTTCAAAGACCACTATGGCATGACGGTGTTTCACTTCATCCGCAATGAAAGATTAGAACGCGCGCGCTCCGCGCTTGAAACGCAAGGCATGTCCGTTTCTCAAGCCGCCTATATGTGCGGATATGAAAATCCCGCTAGTTTTGCGACCGCGTTCAGGAAATTATACGGGATCACACCGAAACAGTTGAAGTCCGGCTTTGTCGGATGA